CATTGTCGCTCGGTCTAATTTCTAATCGTAAAATTCCCTTGGATTGCTCAATGATCTCCTTCGGTTCCTTCGCTCGCTTACATTGCTTGTATTTATCGTATAGCATGACTCTGCTGCTTTTGTTATAAAACTCTACCGTTTCATCATGATTATAATTTCGTGTATCTTTATATGGCATTTTCCCTTTGCTCAACTGACGAACATATTCCCCTGTTCGATTCCCAACATGGAAATTGCAACAAACATCTAAACGGGTAATTCTCCAATCTTCATGGGCAATATGGATACCGAATAATAGCTGTAATCGTTCTTGTACTCGTTGAAAGAAGATAGGAATATCTGATTCTTTGATTACTTTGACATTATTTCCATAAAGCAGCTTAGGAATGGAAACTTGAATAGTTAAAGTGCCGCTTGCTTCCTGATATTTGATATATGGAATGATCTCGTCTTGCATTTTATATGTGGTTATGACACCTGTTTTCTGATTACGGTATGTAAAAGATGCAAGGTTATATTCTCGTAATATTTCAGGTTGAATAAATAGGGAACTTACTTTCATTTTGATGGAATCAAACAATAATATTCTCTCCTTTTTACTATAAATTTTAATATATTGGATATGATTTGGACTGTTATAACAAAAGATAGCAACTCATGTGTTTGATCACCTCCCTTATCAATTTACAATAAATTTTTAGTTTTATCTTGTTTCCCCAGAGGAATTACATCCTCTAGGTGCGTTACTCGTACAATGCAGCAATCATATCTGGATTTACGAAGTCTTTTAATCCCCACCACATATACTCTAGCTTGTTTCCATTCATGACTTGGCTAATGCCGAACTGTTGGCATATCTCATAATACTGCTCTTTTCCGAGTTCGCCATCACGTTCTAACAGTTGTTTTCCCATCCAGATCATCCCGCTACGTTGAATCGTTTTCACTCGTAGATTGTCCAAACCAAAGTATTCTTCTAATGCATGTAATCTCCCATAAATCAGATGAGGACTGACTTGTTCCACATGAACATTTCTTGTCTTGGCTGGCTTGATTACATAGCCTGTTTCAATTAATTCACTTGTTTCTTTGAGATGATCTCGTCTCATCTCACCATTCCCTTTTAGATAATCCTTTTGCTTGATTGCGCCATCTATCAATTTCAGACACTGTTCCGATATTGAAATTTCTCTTGTTTCTTCTTTATCGTTAATCAATATCAATGTTCGTTTCTCATCATTGACTTGTTCACGTTTTAGATTGCGTAGTTCACTTACCTCTCTTCCACCCGCACCTTCAAATAACAGAGAGAGAATCACTGAATCTTGATCGTTATTACATTGGTCAATGATTGCATCGATTTCTTGCTTCGTAATAAATTGTTGATGGGTGTTTCCTACCATGTTCTTAAACCATTCTTTTGAAACGGACTCCAGTGGATTGGTGTCCTCTCTAAGCCCCTCTGCTCTTGCCCAATTCAAGTAAGCAGATATCGTTCTCCCAGCCGTATTAAGAGAGTCTCCTGTAGAAGCATGGAAGCTGTGCAAGGCTGTTTCAATCTCATCCAATGTAAAGTGGAGCAAATCCTTATCCTTTTCCACTTCGAACTTCATTGTCAGGTTGAACACTCTTGAATAAGCTTTTTGGGTATTTTCTTTATATCCTTGAAGAAAGGTAGTTTTTATTTCGGGGTTAAACATGGTTACACACCTTTCTTGATGAAACAGGAATACTATAAATTTATAGTTTGACTTCTTTGAATTGATATTACTATAAATCTTCATTTTAAATCAAGAGTTTTTTACTTCTTTCAGGAATAAATTAAAGAACTCCAAACGAGTAGTTAATTACCAGTCTTGAGTGATAAAATTAACCTTTTTGACAGTAAATTAATTCGACCATGCTAATTGATAATTCCTATTTAGTAAGTACCTCACATTCAGAAAAATATTTCATTGACTCTTTTGCGGTCAAAATCTAAATTCCAATGATTATACTTCTCATAATCCTTCCGTAATACCTCCGATTAGCTACAATATCCAATCCTACTTTCCCTTCAAAAAATCCCCATATTTATCTGCATCAGCAACCCAATGATGTTCATTACCCCTCTTTTCGAATACTTTAATAGCTGAATCTCCGTGCCCAGTTAGATCTTTTGCCCACCAATATCCGACTATAACAAAATTAGTTATCACCACTTAGCCATCAAGCGTAGCTGTAATCTTCTTTATATGTTGACCAATAATTTGATGCACCATATCCTGAGCCAAGCATCCCTAAATACCCTTTGATTTCTCCATCATCTACTTTCAACTCTCAAACACACCTTAACACAATGATGGATGATGATCGTTATTAATTGTATAATGTTGGTCAGATAACAATAATTTTAATAATATGAAAAGGTGAGTACCTGTGTTTCTTTCTGAAAAAGAACTGGTAAACAGATTGATTGAACATTACGATAAATACTTTACCGTACAGGAAATCGGGGCTGGTTATGGCATTTCTGACTTATTAATAATTAGAAACAAAACAGAATTAATTCGATTTATGGAAAACCGTAATGGAACGTACTTAAAACACCTTGATGATATTCGGGTTTTTGAATATATCCGAAAAAGAAATGGAGTGACATTAGATGAAATGATGGAAAAATTATACATATCGAAATCAAAATTAAGGTACTCTATTGTTAAACGCCTAGAAGAAATTGGTGCGGTTATAAAAAAGGAAAATTTTTATTACAGAGGATCTAATTTTAAATTATTTTGTCCGAATGTAACTGCATTTGAAGCAAAGCTTGAAGATTGGAAAAAGGGACTTGCTCAAGCAATAAGATACCAACGATTTGCCGATAAATCTTACTTGGCTTTAGATGAAAAGTTTGTTCATAGAGCCAATCAGGAGGAGTTTTTAAAGTATAATATCGGTTTAATTAGCGTAGGGCCTAGGGTCAAAGAAATAATAAAGCCTATTTCTCAAAGACCACTAGACCCAATTATGAGATATAAAGTTGCCGAGGAGACCATTTCAAAAATTCATTTTACATGTGAGAAGCTTCACTTAACTTAGACTTTGACACTTCTAAGATGACATCTCTCCAAACCTCTAGATGGGAGTGTCCAAAGTTTTTTATCCGCTTTTCCTTATTAATTTCCTTTGTTAATTGGATAGCCCCTTCTACATTGGAAAGAAATTTATTCATTTTACCTGCTGGCTGCAATAATGATAATTCTAGCATTTGTTTGTTTTTAACAAAAACATGATGCTTAATTACATTGTTGAATTCGTACAATTGATTAGTATTACTGGAACCTAGGCAAAAGTCACAACGACATATGCAATTTTTACCAGCATTCGTTGAAAGAACATCATCTAGTATATTCTGATTAAACAATCCCATTAGTTTTTCAACGTAATATCGTCTTGTTGTTCCACCTCCTTGTTCTCGCTCAAGGTATTCTTTTTTGAAATTGTCGCTTTGTCCTAGACCCGCTGAAACTGTATTGGCTCCGAGTGCAATTAATCCCAGCGAAAAATCATTAACACGTGAGAGTATTATTTCTTTTTTAGACTCGGCTAGCATTTTAACTAAATACGCATACGATAGATAATGGTTACTATTTGTAGTATCAAAATTACCCGATATTTGTAAGTAGTATCCATCTGGATTTGCTGAGGTAACTAAATTAACAAGCTCCTTAATATAATTGATATCTTCAAATTCTCCTATTTCAAATGATATGCCATAATAAAGAGGTTTGTTAATACCAGCGCTTTTAAGATAAGATTTACCTTCTTTATAAGCATTGTAATCAACGTTCAACCATTCATCTCTATTATCTTCTAAGAAATGATACGGAGATAGTAATATGGTTGCATTATAATGTTCTTGTAGGTCAATTACCTTTTTTACTCGTTGCTGTAATGAAGAATTATTTAAAAAGTCTTTAGGTGTTTCTTTTCGCAATGCACTAACTAGATAAGGAATTTTTTTATAAGTTGGTTTAGTTGTAAAAGCTGAATAACCCAATGTCTGAGTATATGGATCAACAATTAGCCTCACATTGCTTTGGACCAGCTCTTGGTAGTTTTTATCAGAGTGTAGTAATTGAGGAGCATTAAAAATAGCTCCGTTAATTGAGTGACTATTGTTATATTCAACAACAGCCTTTGCGTCATTTTGTATTACCATTGGCAAAAATTCAATGTTAGGATTAAAATATATTTTTGTGATTTTTGGCGTAGTTCTCACATCAGGCTTTTTATATTTTTCTAATAGCAGAACGATATCGTCAAAAGAAGCATTTCTTTCAAAAGGTTGTTTCTTTAATAAAATGTCAACTAATTCAGATATTTCAATCGGAACAGAAGGAATTTTCGATGCTAGTGGTTCTGGCCTTTCATTTAGAATTTTATTAATAGCTTCAAGTTGATTGTTCATTTTTAATGGTTTTTCACCTGAAATCAATTCATACAAAATAGCTCCTGCTGAGTAATAATCTGCCCTGAAGTCAATATCTTTTGCAGAACGCAGTTGCTCAGGTGCCATGTAAGCAAACGTTCCCATTCCTTGCCCTGTAGTGGTGAGGGTACTTGCATCTATTAATTTTGATATTCCAAAGTCAAGTATTTTTATCTCTAAACTATCGTTTGTAACAATTATATTTGATGGTTTTAAATCTCGGTGGATAATATTACTATCATGGATGGCTTGTATTCCTGAATAAATGTTTCTAACAAGAAAACAAGCTTCAGAAACAGATAAAGTCTTGCGGTCAATAAGAGCTTCAAGGGTTTCTCCTTCAACATACTCCATCACTATGTAACGATATTTTTGTATGCCATCACTAATAAATCCATCATCTACATACTTCACAACACTATTATGAGTAATAGATTTAAGAAGATTGATTTCTCGTTCGACTCTTTTTGAATTTACAGCTTCTTTATCTAAAATATTTTCTCTTATTAATTTCAAGGCAAAACTCATTCCATTTTTTTCAACTTCATATGTAGTTCCAAAGTTACCCGCACCAAGTGTCCGAATAATACTGTAACCATTGATATCATTCATAACGAAGCCTCCAATCATTGGAAATCAATTATAGTTCCATTGAACCACAAAATTACAAATAATTGAAGGGAAACTTAAATAGCTATCGTAATCGAAAACTGTCAGAAATTTAAAAATTTTTATAAAAAAATAAAATTTGTACACATACTTTCTTTTGATAACTTATTATTTGTATTCCACAGTTAATTCTATCCGATTGCCTTCCCGATTATAAATAATCCTATCAGCCAACTTCTTCAAAGCTTTATTCTAATCTTTCGGTGTTGCCGCTAAACTCCACATCACTTTAATTTGTTCTGCTCTGGTACAAGAGCTACCTCCCTAAGCTTTGATTTACCATACGTTATGTATCCAAAATGAATATCACTTATAAACGTCGAAAAAAGAAACCCCAGACGAGTAGTTGGTTACTCGTTTGGGGGCAATCTAATATATTATCTTTTTTGTTCCAATATCCTCACAATTACTTTATATAAAGCGAACTCTACTGTCCCGCCTTTTCCCATGTAGTTCTTTTCTTCTTTGCATACGTTAACTTTATAACCATGCCCTCTTTCTTTTGACTCAATTACAAACGTAAAGTCATGATCTGATAGCCAGTAAAGTAAATCTTGTATACTCGGCAACCATATTCCTCCAGAAATAACTTCCTCAGGTGCTAATAAGTCTCCTTGTGGTAGAATTCTGCCACCTAGTATCCATTCTTCATCTTTAAAAGAGTAAAAGTCACAAGGCGCTATTTCTCCATCATAATAAGTTTTTAGGAACCCAAGTTTATGCAGTTCCAATGCTTGTTCTCTAGTCAAATACAATGTAATCACCTCACTATTTTATCTTAATTTTTAGACCAGTTGGACCTTTATGGACGTTCGGTAAATAATTTCCATATTTATCAGCGTCCGCTACCCATCGTAATTCATTTCCCCGCTTTTCAAACACCTTGTAGGCTTTTCCTTCTTGACCATCCCTTCCTGCATGCCCTTCTGTATCCCTAGCCCAATAAAGTCCTGTTTTCGGGTCTTGGTATGCAGATACTTTAGAACCATTTATATTATAGTCAATTTTACTACTAGCCCCTGTCTTAATATCCCATGGTGTAGTAGAATTCTTTAAACCCGCATAAGACGTTAATGAACTAGGATCATAGTTCAATCCTGCCTGCAAATCTGGAAACCCTTTTTCAATCTGGTCTGCCATATAACCTTGAAGCAATCTATTCCTTAATTTTGACCTCATTTCTTGGTCTAGATTATTGTAGAACTCATTATCACCACTTACCCATCTTACGTAGTTATAGTCTTCTTTAAACGACGACCAGTAATTCTGTTGACCATAACCTGGTCCAGCAACTCCAATATAGCCACTAACACTTCCGTTATCTATAACAGGTCGACCTGCAAAGTCTCTATCGTCACCCAGATAAATACTACTTTCTGAATTACATCCGCCCCCATGAGCATATTTACCATTTGCAGAAACGCAGTAGTTTCCAGTCGGGTCAATATTAGCAATAGGATTATTATGCACGTAAGTATATCGGTTTAAGGATAGAGGATTATCCACCGAACCCTTATACGTATCCTCCGAGATAAACCGCCCAATCTTCGGATCATAATATCGGGCACGCAGGTAGTAAAACCCGCTCTCTTTGTCAAACATCTCCCCCGCATACATAAACGGGTTGGAAATCGTCTCTTTGACCTTATCCGCAATCAAATTGCCCCAAATGTCATACTCATACGTATTCAGGACATTGCCGTTCGGGTCTTTAATCTTAACAACATCCCCGTGGCTATTGTAATAGTAGGTACCTTCTAAATTTGACGCAAAGTCTTTTCTCCAAATCAACTGGTTACCAAACACATTCCGCGCTTTGACCCTGCCATCCTGCGTCAGCTCTTCAATGACTTGCCCATTCAAATAGACGTAATGGGTCGTGTCGGTCACGCTGCCAGTCTGTTGCTTCGTCGCCCGCAGTCCGCCTGGGTAATACGTGTAAGTCGTTGTCCCCTTCTCGTCCTTGTACTCCTGCAAACGATTAAACAAATCGTGCTTCATTTCATAGGAGCCCAAGATATTTGCCGGAGCATTTGCATACACTTGGCGGTTGCCGCGCTTATCATAGGAATACTGCTTAACGTTCCCTTCGACCGATTCTTCCTTAATCCGGGAAAGCTTGTCGTACACAAACAATCCATAGTTCGTGCCGGAGCGCTTTTGACTGGTGATATTCCCAAACAGATCGTAGCCATTTGTCTCGTTCCAACCGTCTGCGTGATTCATTGCTGTTATTTCTGCAAACGAGCTAACCGATTGTTGCATGGCTGTCGGTTGTCCCGGATACGATACAGCATTGGTTTCTCCCGAATTACTAATATCGTACGTATACGTGGTCGTTCCGACTCCGGGGATCGCCACCGCGTTTAATCTGTTCGCGTTGTCATAGGTGTATCCGACACTTAGAAATGGAGCAGAACCAGATACCGCACTTCTTGCAGGGTATACAAGTGTATCTACCAAATCGTCATTGTCTGAATACAGAAGCTGGTAGTCTTTGCCCATCATCGTCTGGCGATTCTTCCGATGGAATCCATCATAACCATAGCTGATGGCATTTCCTGTGTGATTATTTTCGCTCAAAAGCAGTCCAGACTGTGGATCGTACACGCGCTCTTCATAGAAGGACGCACCGGAAGAAACTTTCGTCAGTTCATGGAAAGGCGAATAGTCGTAGTTGAATGTGACCCCGTTTTTGTCCTTGTAACTCTTCACAAGGCCGCTTTTATCGTAGGTGTACGTCTCTGCTCTCGTTTCTAGATTCTTCTCCGAGAGCTTCCATGCCAAACTATTGTAGGTATACTCTGCGGTAGTCGTCCCATTTTCCAGAACACTGGTGAGATTGCCTAGCGTATCGTAGCCATATACGTTTACGTTATTTTCCGGGTCCTGCAAATATACGAGATTGTCGTTATGATCGAAGCGCATACTCCACGCTTGGGAGGTTTTTCCGTCTGTGATTTCTTTATTGGTTACTTTCCCGAATCGATCCGTCTGGTAGTTCGTCACGCGATGGTGACTGCCCCTTTGGGTCGTCTCCTCTGTGCTCTCCACTTTTCCATACAAGTCGCGGTAGGTGGTCGCGATATAGCCATTTGGAGAGAGCGTTTGTTCCGTCAAACGAGGTAAGTATCTTGTTCCATCCGAGTAGGCATTATTTCGATGGTGCTTGGTGGTTCCTAGTGCATTCGTCGTTTGATACAAAAAGCCATCCCAGTCATACAGGTATGAGGTGCTTTGCTCCTGCTTCCCAAAAGGAACCGTGCGGCTAACCTCTAACCCATCCGGCGTAAACTCGTTTTCTACCAAAGAACGCTTCGCACCTGTCGTGCCCACCTGTTCTTGATAGGCGATATCTCCATATGGGGTGTAGTAAGTGATTAGCTTCGATTGATCCGGGGCAATTTTCTCCACGATGCCCGGTCCCTCTTTACTCGATCCAGAGGCTTCGCCGTCCCGATAGACATACGTAATGGTTCGTTTTGCGCCTTGATTTTGAAAAGTCTCTGATAGAGGTCTTCCTAATTCATCGTATTCATACGTAGCCTTGCTTCCGTTCGGATAGGTCTGGCTTTTGATTTGGCCTTTGTCATCGATGTCGTAGGAAAAATTCAATACATCCGATTTACCGCTTTCCAACTCAACACCTGCGAGTGCGATTTGCGTAGGCTGAATTCCGTATTGATCATAAGCGGTGAAGCTCTGCGTCCGTGTCTTTCCTCCGCCAAAGTTCTCCGTTATCGAATAAAGCTGTTTGTTTGTGTACTCATATGTCCGTTCAACCGATTGACTTTTGGGCGTATTGATTAAATTGACAGGGAACGAGTTGATCTCTGTTTCCTTCCGGAGCAAATATTGATCGTTGTACTCATAGGTGGTATTCGAATAATACGGATCACCGGAAGCTGTCGTTGATTGTGTTCGGGCTGCCTTCAATACAGAGAAGGTAAGGAAGCCCCGTGGATTCAGCGCCACTTCATCATATGTCCATGTGCTCATAATCCCGTTTGGCGCAATCTGCTTGATCAGTTGTCCATAATGGTTGTATTCCAAGTACGTCTCTTGTGCGTAATTATTGATCTTGGCCGCATACCTTGAGCGATTGGAAAGGTTCGGGTCTTTCAAGTAGGAATTGTAAACCTCTAGATCACTCACTGCCGATGTCGGTTCCAAGAAAACGTATTGATACGTCGGCTTTGTGTTCCGGCCGGAATAGGCATAGGTTGTGTACGTAGTTGGATTGTACTCGACCCGATACTTCGCGCCAGATACATTTGTTCCACCTTTGCTCACGCCCGTTGTCTTCTCGCTTCGCAGCAATGGATTTCCATCTTGATTAACCTTGTAAATGGAATTCTTCGTGTACCGGGAAGCCTCAGATTCTGTGACCTGGATGGTATCCCCATGGCGCTCCGCAAAATTCTTCAATCGAGGCAGTTGTTCCTTTGGTACCTTCCATATTTCGCGGAGGTTGTCGTTATTGGCATAGTTCTTTTCGAGCTTATACGTATTGGTTCCTTTTGGCGTTTTCTGCGTGTAGCTGTACGATACTTTATTGACTGGATGATAAGCTACATAGCTTAGTGCAAGCTTGTCTTGAAAAATCCGTACGAGTCCGTCATTGAAGGTAGTCTGACCTAGTTGATAGGGACGATAGTCGTAGTTGATTTTTAATCCTTGCAACGGATAGGAAACCTCTTGCATGAGCAAGTAATCGATTTCCTTACGCTTCTTTGTATCCGATCCCCAATACTTGGATGAATCTTGCAGGCTTTGATCGGTTGGGAGCTTATCCAGCGTATATTTTTTGTTTAAATTGAAATAGGCTATGCCCTTCGTTTTGGGATCATGATAGGCATAACGCGCCACTGTATATGCGCTGCTTCCGCTTCCTGCTGTCGGCAGGACTTCTACGCGAACAAGCTGATGATAAGCGCTCAATGCGAACTTTCGTTCAAAATGGTAGCGAATGTGCTTAAGCACCGTGGTCTCGGTCTTGTCTTTGTAGACGATCAAGTCTTGCGTGGTGTCGTTTTGCTTTCGGTTCAATACCACATAACGACCGACACTATCTTCGATGCTGCCCCTCTCTCCGTCGCTACTCAGATTGTACTTGATCGTATCCCCGTAAATATTGGATTTGACGACCATTCCTCGAGTCATATCAAATTCATACTTCAGATTACGGTAATGCAGCGTGTACTTCCGATTCACCT
The window above is part of the Brevibacillus antibioticus genome. Proteins encoded here:
- a CDS encoding phage/plasmid replication domain-containing protein, whose product is MFDSIKMKVSSLFIQPEILREYNLASFTYRNQKTGVITTYKMQDEIIPYIKYQEASGTLTIQVSIPKLLYGNNVKVIKESDIPIFFQRVQERLQLLFGIHIAHEDWRITRLDVCCNFHVGNRTGEYVRQLSKGKMPYKDTRNYNHDETVEFYNKSSRVMLYDKYKQCKRAKEPKEIIEQSKGILRLEIRPSDNDMKKYTKEKRAIHLVTHSFFTNITQKTLAGLPYTENVETIDYEWLLENKKDISKIETYLAYTMIKNLFQESGIRAIYTTSTLPNRRSLAKQITIPKKEGLKRLEIIDSVQG
- a CDS encoding tyrosine-type recombinase/integrase, coding for MFNPEIKTTFLQGYKENTQKAYSRVFNLTMKFEVEKDKDLLHFTLDEIETALHSFHASTGDSLNTAGRTISAYLNWARAEGLREDTNPLESVSKEWFKNMVGNTHQQFITKQEIDAIIDQCNNDQDSVILSLLFEGAGGREVSELRNLKREQVNDEKRTLILINDKEETREISISEQCLKLIDGAIKQKDYLKGNGEMRRDHLKETSELIETGYVIKPAKTRNVHVEQVSPHLIYGRLHALEEYFGLDNLRVKTIQRSGMIWMGKQLLERDGELGKEQYYEICQQFGISQVMNGNKLEYMWWGLKDFVNPDMIAALYE
- a CDS encoding serine/threonine-protein kinase → MNDINGYSIIRTLGAGNFGTTYEVEKNGMSFALKLIRENILDKEAVNSKRVEREINLLKSITHNSVVKYVDDGFISDGIQKYRYIVMEYVEGETLEALIDRKTLSVSEACFLVRNIYSGIQAIHDSNIIHRDLKPSNIIVTNDSLEIKILDFGISKLIDASTLTTTGQGMGTFAYMAPEQLRSAKDIDFRADYYSAGAILYELISGEKPLKMNNQLEAINKILNERPEPLASKIPSVPIEISELVDILLKKQPFERNASFDDIVLLLEKYKKPDVRTTPKITKIYFNPNIEFLPMVIQNDAKAVVEYNNSHSINGAIFNAPQLLHSDKNYQELVQSNVRLIVDPYTQTLGYSAFTTKPTYKKIPYLVSALRKETPKDFLNNSSLQQRVKKVIDLQEHYNATILLSPYHFLEDNRDEWLNVDYNAYKEGKSYLKSAGINKPLYYGISFEIGEFEDINYIKELVNLVTSANPDGYYLQISGNFDTTNSNHYLSYAYLVKMLAESKKEIILSRVNDFSLGLIALGANTVSAGLGQSDNFKKEYLEREQGGGTTRRYYVEKLMGLFNQNILDDVLSTNAGKNCICRCDFCLGSSNTNQLYEFNNVIKHHVFVKNKQMLELSLLQPAGKMNKFLSNVEGAIQLTKEINKEKRIKNFGHSHLEVWRDVILEVSKSKLSEASHM
- a CDS encoding RHS repeat domain-containing protein; protein product: MKHFSIKSLMIVVLCLALCTTMLPLGTTFANESSPVSISPVTSGEKAATPDTTIEEIQQSMGEPITNGKGEAKNPIEYTETDISSLTWTQLETDTVIDIHRSFDRALLKFAAYFYSELLQLLTPEEQEEVKRLSSEQIITQFENLSQESKDLLQRLTPLVLSKMKEIKQLEEQMEVQSTSLPPVKYTEQDQEFRFARSKTEQSVDNLYRAANLVEQDLYLPGKHGLDLDIKRRYHSMSSKISVPTWDDDLDKNETLHDTDKFATGWDFNMPRLDIVSREQAVTVRDDAYDPSLQIYSTKVDKDPSSNRYYITLEDGTSLEYRFNKFVNYPYQDIRFTIDEVNRKYTLHYRNLKYEFDMTRGMVVKSNIYGDTIKYNLSSDGERGSIEDSVGRYVVLNRKQNDTTQDLIVYKDKTETTVLKHIRYHFERKFALSAYHQLVRVEVLPTAGSGSSAYTVARYAYHDPKTKGIAYFNLNKKYTLDKLPTDQSLQDSSKYWGSDTKKRKEIDYLLMQEVSYPLQGLKINYDYRPYQLGQTTFNDGLVRIFQDKLALSYVAYHPVNKVSYSYTQKTPKGTNTYKLEKNYANNDNLREIWKVPKEQLPRLKNFAERHGDTIQVTESEASRYTKNSIYKVNQDGNPLLRSEKTTGVSKGGTNVSGAKYRVEYNPTTYTTYAYSGRNTKPTYQYVFLEPTSAVSDLEVYNSYLKDPNLSNRSRYAAKINNYAQETYLEYNHYGQLIKQIAPNGIMSTWTYDEVALNPRGFLTFSVLKAARTQSTTASGDPYYSNTTYEYNDQYLLRKETEINSFPVNLINTPKSQSVERTYEYTNKQLYSITENFGGGKTRTQSFTAYDQYGIQPTQIALAGVELESGKSDVLNFSYDIDDKGQIKSQTYPNGSKATYEYDELGRPLSETFQNQGAKRTITYVYRDGEASGSSKEGPGIVEKIAPDQSKLITYYTPYGDIAYQEQVGTTGAKRSLVENEFTPDGLEVSRTVPFGKQEQSTSYLYDWDGFLYQTTNALGTTKHHRNNAYSDGTRYLPRLTEQTLSPNGYIATTYRDLYGKVESTEETTQRGSHHRVTNYQTDRFGKVTNKEITDGKTSQAWSMRFDHNDNLVYLQDPENNVNVYGYDTLGNLTSVLENGTTTAEYTYNSLAWKLSEKNLETRAETYTYDKSGLVKSYKDKNGVTFNYDYSPFHELTKVSSGASFYEERVYDPQSGLLLSENNHTGNAISYGYDGFHRKNRQTMMGKDYQLLYSDNDDLVDTLVYPARSAVSGSAPFLSVGYTYDNANRLNAVAIPGVGTTTYTYDISNSGETNAVSYPGQPTAMQQSVSSFAEITAMNHADGWNETNGYDLFGNITSQKRSGTNYGLFVYDKLSRIKEESVEGNVKQYSYDKRGNRQVYANAPANILGSYEMKHDLFNRLQEYKDEKGTTTYTYYPGGLRATKQQTGSVTDTTHYVYLNGQVIEELTQDGRVKARNVFGNQLIWRKDFASNLEGTYYYNSHGDVVKIKDPNGNVLNTYEYDIWGNLIADKVKETISNPFMYAGEMFDKESGFYYLRARYYDPKIGRFISEDTYKGSVDNPLSLNRYTYVHNNPIANIDPTGNYCVSANGKYAHGGGCNSESSIYLGDDRDFAGRPVIDNGSVSGYIGVAGPGYGQQNYWSSFKEDYNYVRWVSGDNEFYNNLDQEMRSKLRNRLLQGYMADQIEKGFPDLQAGLNYDPSSLTSYAGLKNSTTPWDIKTGASSKIDYNINGSKVSAYQDPKTGLYWARDTEGHAGRDGQEGKAYKVFEKRGNELRWVADADKYGNYLPNVHKGPTGLKIKIK